Proteins encoded together in one Camelina sativa cultivar DH55 chromosome 9, Cs, whole genome shotgun sequence window:
- the LOC104714467 gene encoding vacuolar protein 8-like — MGEETSEESKASIEKAIEAISSLISLSHSIKSFNIKWQLIRTKLEELYSGLAALSNLNSGFDPSLSILISAILISLKDTYDLATRCVNVSYSGKLLMQSDLDVMAGKFDRHTRNLSRIYSAGILSHGFAIVVSKPNGGNACKDDMRFYIRDLLTRMKIGDLEMKKQALVKLNEAMEEDDRYVKIVIEISDMVITLVGFLDSEFGVQEESAKAVFFISGFGSYRDVLIRSGVIGPLVRVLENGNGVAKEASARCLMRLTENSENAWSVSAHGGVSALLKICSCSEFGGELIGASCGVLRNLVGVEEIKRYMTEEDDTVATFIKLIGSKEEIVQVNSIDLLLSMCCKDEQTREILVREGGIQELVSVLSDPNSSSSSKSKEVALRAIDNLCFGSVGCLNALMSCKFLDHLLNLLRNGEISVQESALKVTSRLCSLQEEVKRIMGDAGFMPELVKFLDAKSLDVREMASVALYCLISVPRNRKKFAQDDFNISHILQLLDHEDGSNVSSDSGNTKFLISILMSLTSCNSARRKIATSGYLKSIEKLAETEGSDAKKLVKKLSMNRFRSILSGIWHT; from the coding sequence ATGGGAGAAGAAACAAGTGAAGAATCAAAAGCAAGCATAGAGAAAGCAATCGAAGCAATCTCTTCATTAATTTCACTCTCTCactcaatcaaatctttcaaCATCAAATGGCAACTCATAAGAACAAAGCTCGAAGAGCTTTACTCTGGTCTCGCTGCTTTATCAAATCTCAATTCCGGATTCGAcccatctctctctatcttaaTCTCAGCTATTCTAATCTCTCTCAAAGACACTTACGATCTCGCTACTCGTTGCGTCAACGTTTCCTACAGTGGTAAGCTTCTGATGCAGAGTGATTTAGATGTCATGGCTGGTAAGTTCGATCGACACACGAGGAACCTTTCTCGGATTTACTCAGCTGGGATTCTAAGTCATGGCTTCGCGATCGTTGTGTCTAAGCCTAATGGTGGTAACGCTTGTAAAGATGATATGAGGTTTTACATTAGGGATTTgttgacgaggatgaagatTGGGGATctggagatgaagaaacaaGCTTTGGTTAAGCTTAATGAAGCtatggaagaagatgatagatATGTTAAGATTGTGATTGAGATTAGTGATATGGTTATTACCCTTGTTGGGTTTCTTGATTCTGAGTTTGGGGTTCAAGAAGAGTCTGCTAAAgctgtgttttttatttctggGTTTGGTTCTTATAGGGATGTTTTGATTAGATCGGGTGTGATTGGTCCTTTGGTTAGGGTTCTTGAGAATGGGAATGGTGTTGCTAAAGAAGCGTCTGCAAGGTGTTTGATGAGATTAACGGAGAATTCTGAGAATGCTTGGTCTGTCTCTGCTCATGGAGGTGTTTCAGCGTTGTTAAAGATATGTTCTTGCAGTGAGTTTGGTGGTGAATTGATTGGTGCTTCGTGTGGTGTGTTGAGGAATCTCGTTGGTGTTGAAGAGATCAAGAGGTATATgactgaagaagatgatactgTTGCCACTTTCATCAAGCTTATTGGATCTAAGGAAGAAATCGTTCAGGTAAATTCTATTGATCTTTTGTTAAGTATGTGTTGTAAAGACGAACAAACTAGAGAGATCTTGGTTAGAGAAGGAGGAATTCAGGAGCTAGTGAGTGTGTTGTCAGATCCAAATTCGTCGTCTTCTTCGAAATCTAAGGAGGTGGCATTAAGGGCAATTGATAACTTATGTTTTGGATCTGTTGGTTGTTTGAATGCATTGATGAGTTGCAAATTCTTGGATCATTTGCTGAATCTGTTACGAAATGGGGAGATCTCTGTTCAAGAATCAGCATTGAAGGTCACATCTAGGCTATGTAGTTTGCAAGAAGAGGTTAAGAGAATAATGGGAGACGCTGGTTTCATGCCCGAGCTAGTTAAGTTTCTTGACGCCAAATCTTTAGATGTAAGAGAAATGGCGAGTGTTGCGCTCTATTGTTTGATCTCGGTTCCAAGGAACAGGAAGAAGTTTGCACAAGATGACTTTAACATTAGCCACATTTTACAGTTACTAGACCATGAAGATGGGAGCAATGTGAGCAGTGATTCAGGTAACACGAAGTTTTTGATATCGATATTGATGTCTTTAACGAGCTGTAATAGCGCGAGAAGAAAGATTGCGACTTCAGGGTATTTGAAAAGCATTGAGAAGTTAGCAGAAACTGAAGGTTCAGATGCTAAGAAACTTGTGAAGAAGCTATCTATGAACAGATTCCGCAGCATACTCAGTGGTATTTGGCAtacctaa
- the LOC104716021 gene encoding G-type lectin S-receptor-like serine/threonine-protein kinase At1g61390, translating to MFKELAVLVVLFQLKLLKSAFSGIPGIDASYVSPFTVAQDVAKGTASFSYSMLRNYKLSYVTLTSEGKMKILWNDGKHWMLHFEAPTSSCDLYGACGPFGLCVRSRNPKCICLKGFVPKSDEEWRKGNWTSGCVRHTHLTCHTNSSSKTHGKKTDGFYHMTNVKTPDLYQLAGFLSAEQCYQDCLGNCSCTAFAYISGIGCLVWNRELVDTVQFLSDGESLSLRLASSELAGSSRTKIIVGTTASLSVFVILVFAANKFWRYRIKQNETNPMFINTSQDAWKKDMEPQDVTGVNFFPMHTIRTATNDFNSSNKLGQGGFGPVYKGNLEDGKEIAVKRLSSSSGQGADEFMNEIRLISKLQHKNLVRLLGCSIEGEEKLLVYEFLVNKSLDVFLFDSTLKLVIDWPKRFNIIQGIARGLLYLHRDSRLRVIHRDLKVSNILLDEKMIPKISDFGLARMFQGTQCQENTRRVVGTLGYMAPEYAWTGVFSEKSDIYSFGVLLLEIITGEKISRFNEEGKTLLVYAWESWCETKGVDLLDQDLADSSRPAEVGRSVQIGLLCIQHQPSERPNTLELLSMLTTTSDLPLPKQPMFTVNNEALSPSNDLITVNEMTQSVIQGR from the exons ATGTTCAAAGAGTTG GCCGTATTGGTGGTTTTGTTTCAGTTAAAGCTTTTAAAGTCGGCATTCTCTGGGATACCTGGAATTGATGCATCATATGTAAGTCCATTCACTGTTGCCCAAGATGTAGCAAAGGGCACAGCATCTTTTTCTTATTCCATGTTACGAAACTATAAATTATCGTATGTAACGCTTACATCAGAGGGAAAAATGAAGATCCTTTGGAATGATGGGAAACATTGGATGCTTCACTTTGAGGCTCCAACAAGCTCATGTGATCTGTATGGAGCTTGCGGGCCTTTTGGTTTGTGTGTGAGATCTAGAAACCCAAAGTGCATATGCTTGAAAGGGTTTGTACCAAAGTCAGATGAGGAGTGGAGAAAAGGGAATTGGACAAGTGGGTGTGTGAGACATACGCACTTAACTTGCCATACGAATTCTTCTTCAAAAACACATGGCAAAAAGACAGATGGCTTCTACCATATGACCAATGTAAAGACTCCAGATCTGTACCAATTGGCGGGCTTTCTCAGTGCAGAACAGTGCTACCAAGATTGTCTTGGCAACTGTTCCTGCACAGCCTTTGCTTATATTAGTGGAATTGGATGCTTGGTATGGAACCGAGAGCTGGTAGACACAGTTCAATTTTTGTCTGATGGGGAATCTCTCTCCCTTCGTCTTGCAAGTTCGGAATTGG CTGGAAGTAGTCGAACGAAGATTATTGTAGGTACTACTGCGAGCCTTTCCGTTTTCGTGATCTTGGTCTTTGCCGCAAATAAGTTCTGGAGATacagaataaaacaaaatg AAACAAATCCTATGTTCATCAACACTTCACAAGATGCTTGGAAGAAGGATATGGAACCACAAGATGTCACAGGTGTAAATTTCTTTCCGATGCATACCATACGTACTGCCACCAATGACTTCAATTCCTCAAATAAACTTGGTCAAGGTGGATTTGGTCCAGTATATAAG GGAAATTTAGAAGACGGAAAAGAAATAGCCGTTAAACGTCTTTCTAGCAGCTCTGGACAGGGTGCAGACGAGTTCATGAATGAAATAAGATTAATCTCCAAACTGCAACATAAAAACTTGGTTCGGCTTTTGGGATGCAGCatcgaaggagaagagaaactATTGGTTTATGAGTTTTTGGTGAACAAAAGCCTCGACGTTTTCCTCTTTG ATTCAACTCTAAAGCTTGTGATTGATTGGCCAAAGAGGTTCAACATCATTCAAGGTATTGCGCGTGGACTTCTCTATCTCCACCGTGATTCACGCCTCAGGGTAATTCACCGAGACCTGAAGGTCAGCAACATTCTTCTGGACGAGAAAATGATCCCAAAAATATCAGATTTCGGATTGGCTCGGATGTTTCAGGGAACCCAATGTCAGGAAAACACTCGCAGGGTTGTAGGAACTCT AGGATACATGGCTCCTGAGTATGCATGGACTGGAGTGTTCTCTGAGAAATCAGACATCTATAGTTTCGGAGTTCTACTATTAGAGATCATCACTGGAGAGAAGATCTCAAGATTCAACGAAGAAGGGAAAACTCTACTTGTATAT GCATGGGAATCTTGGTGTGAGACCAAAGGAGTTGATCTTCTTGATCAAGATCTTGCTGATTCTTCTCGTCCAGCCGAAGTTGGGAGATCTGTTCAGATTGGTCTGCTCTGTATCCAACACCAACCTTCAGAAAGACCCAACACACTCGAGTTGCTGTCTATGCTCACCACAACATCAGATCTTCCATTACCAAAACAACCCATGTTTACAGTGAACAATGAAGCATTATCTCCGTCTAATGATTTGATCACCGTCAACGAGATGACACAATCTGTGATCCAAGGGCGTTAA
- the LOC104714469 gene encoding G-type lectin S-receptor-like serine/threonine-protein kinase SD1-29 isoform X1 has product MGMVLFACFLLLIIFPTCGYAAINTTSPLSIGQTLSSPSGFYELGFFSPNNTRNQYIGIWFKKIVPRVVVWVANRDTPVTSSAASLTISINGSLILREGKRDVIWSTGEGFTSNKCHAELLDTGNLVVIDDVSGEKLWQSFENLGNTMLPQSSLMYDIPNGKKRVLTTWKSNSDPSPGEFSLEITPQIPTQGLIRRGSVPYWRCGPWAKTRFSGISGIDASYVSPFSVVQDIGAGTGTFSYSTLRNYNLSYVKLTPDGHMKILWDDGKTWMLHLSLPDNPCDLYGRCGPNGLCVRSNPPKCECVKGFVPKSDEEWRKGNWTSGCVRRTLLSCQADSSLKTKGKDTDIFYRMTDVKTPDLHQFASFLNAEQCYQGCLGNCSCTAFAYISGIGCLVWNGELVDTVQFLTSGETLFIRLASSELAGSSRRKVIVGTTVSLSIFVILVVAAFLLRRYRAKQNDARKKGFEPQDVSGVNFFEMHTIRTATNNFSSSNKLGQGGFGPVYKGKLVDGKEIAVKRLASSSGQGTEEFMNEITLISKLQHRNLVRLLGYCIEGEEKLLIYEFMVNKSLDIFIFDSSLKFELDWPKRFNIIQGIARGLLYLHRDSRLRVIHRDLKVSNILLDDKMNPKISDFGLARMFQGTQYQDNTRRVVGTLGYMSPEYAWAGLFSEKSDIYSFGVLLLEIISGKKISRFIYGDESKGLLAYTWDAWLETGGSNLLDRDLTDTCQAYEVARCVQIGLLCVQHEAVDRPNTLQVLSMFTSTTDLPIPKQPIFAVHTLNDLPMLEAQSHEFFSANEITQSMIQGR; this is encoded by the exons ATGGGTATGGTTTTATTTGCTTGCTTTCTCTTACTAATCATATTCCCAACTTGTGGTTATGCAGCTATAAACACAACAAGTCCTTTGTCAATAGGACAAACTCTGAGTTCCCCTAGTGGGTTTTATGAGCTAGGCTTCTTCAGTCCTAATAATACTCGGAATCAGTATATTGGGATCTGGTTTAAGAAGATTGTTCCTCGGGTTGTCGTGTGGGTGGCTAACAGAGATACGCCAGTTACAAGCTCTGCAGCAAGTCTCACTATCAGCATCAATGGGAGCCTGATCTTGCGTGAGGGGAAACGAGATGTTATTTGGTCAACAGGAGAAGGTTTCACTTCCAACAAATGTCATGCGGAGCTGTTAGATACTGGAAATCTTGTTGTGATTGACGATGTTTCAGGGGAAAAACTATGGCAAAGTTTTGAGAATCTTGGTAATACTATGCTGCCTCAGTCATCGTTGATGTATGATATTCCTAATGGCAAGAAGCGTGTGTTGACTACATGGAAAAGTAACAGCGATCCGTCTCCTGGGGAGTTCTCACTGGAGATTACACCACAAATCCCAACACAGGGACTTATAAGAAGAGGCTCAGTACCTTACTGGAGATGTGGTCCGTGGGCGAAAACAAGATTCTCTGGGATATCTGGAATTGATGCATCATATGTAAGTCCATTCAGCGTTGTCCAGGATATAGGAGCTGGCACAGGAACTTTCTCTTATTCCACGTTAAGAAACTATAATCTTTCATATGTTAAATTAACACCAGACGGGCATATGAAGATCCTCTGGGATGATGGAAAAACTTGGATGCTTCACTTGTCTCTCCCAGACAACCCATGTGATCTATATGGTAGATGCGGGCCTAATGGTTTGTGTGTGAGATCTAATCCCCCAAAGTGTGAGTGCGTGAAAGGGTTTGTACCAAAGTCTGATGAGGAGTGGCGAAAAGGAAACTGGACAAGTGGGTGTGTTAGACGTACTCTACTGTCTTGCCAGGCAGACTCTTCtttgaaaacaaaaggaaaggaCACAGATATCTTCTATCGTATGACCGATGTAAAGACTCCGGATCTGCATCAATTTGCAAGCTTTCTCAATGCAGAACAGTGCTACCAGGGTTGTCTAGGCAACTGTTCTTGCACAGCCTTTGCCTATATTAGTGGAATTGGATGCTTGGTTTGGAATGGGGAGCTTGTAGACACAGTACAGTTTTTGACTAGTGGAGAGACTCTCTTCATTCGTCTTGCAAGTTCAGAATTGG CTGGAAGCAGTCGAAGGAAAGTTATTGTAGGTACTACTGTCAGCCTTTCCATTTTCGTGATCTTGGTCGTTGCCGCATTTCTGTTGCGGAGATACAGAGCGAAACAAAATG ATGCACGGAAGAAAGGTTTTGAACCACAAGATGTCTCAGGCGTCAATTTCTTTGAGATGCATACAATACGAACTGCCACCAATAACTTCAGTTCCTCAAATAAACTTGGTCAAGGTGGATTTGGTCCAGTTTACAAG GGAAAGTTGGTAGATGGGAAGGAAATAGCTGTTAAACGTCTTGCTAGTAGCTCTGGTCAGGGTACAGAGGAGTTCATGAATGAAATAACACTGATCTCAAAATTACAACATAGAAACTTGGTTCGGCTTTTGGGATACTGCatcgaaggagaagagaagctaTTGATTTATGAGTTCATGGTTAACAAAAGTCtcgatatttttatatttg ATTCATCTCTAAAGTTCGAGCTTGATTGGCCAAAGAGATTCAATATCATTCAAGGTATTGCTCGTGGACTCCTCTATCTCCACCGTGACTCACGCCTCAGAGTTATTCACCGTGACCTGAAGGTCAGCAATATTCTTCTTGACGACAAAATGAACCCAAAAATATCGGATTTTGGACTGGCTCGGATGTTTCAGGGAACTCAATATCAAGACAACACTCGCAGAGTTGTAGGAACTCT AGGATATATGTCTCCTGAGTATGCATGGGCAGGGTTGTTCTCTGAGAAGTCCGACATCTATAGTTTCGGAGTTCTGTTGTTAGAAATCATCAGCGGGAAGAAAATTTCACGGTTCATATATGGTGATGAGAGCAAAGGCCTTCTTGCATAT ACATGGGATGCTTGGCTTGAAACCGGGGGATCAAATCTTCTGGACAGAGATCTTACTGACACATGCCAAGCATATGAAGTAGCGAGATGTGTTCAGATTGGTCTGCTCTGTGTTCAACACGAAGCCGTTGACAGACCAAACACCCTTCAAGTACTATCCATGTTTACTTCTACAACAGATCTTCCGATACCAAAGCAGCCAATATTTGCAGTGCATACTCTTAACGATTTGCCAATGTTAGAGGCTCAGTCTCATGAGTTCTTCTCTGCAAATGAGATAACACAATCTATGATCCAAGGACGATAA
- the LOC104714469 gene encoding G-type lectin S-receptor-like serine/threonine-protein kinase SD1-29 isoform X2, which yields MGFFSPNNTRNQYIGIWFKKIVPRVVVWVANRDTPVTSSAASLTISINGSLILREGKRDVIWSTGEGFTSNKCHAELLDTGNLVVIDDVSGEKLWQSFENLGNTMLPQSSLMYDIPNGKKRVLTTWKSNSDPSPGEFSLEITPQIPTQGLIRRGSVPYWRCGPWAKTRFSGISGIDASYVSPFSVVQDIGAGTGTFSYSTLRNYNLSYVKLTPDGHMKILWDDGKTWMLHLSLPDNPCDLYGRCGPNGLCVRSNPPKCECVKGFVPKSDEEWRKGNWTSGCVRRTLLSCQADSSLKTKGKDTDIFYRMTDVKTPDLHQFASFLNAEQCYQGCLGNCSCTAFAYISGIGCLVWNGELVDTVQFLTSGETLFIRLASSELAGSSRRKVIVGTTVSLSIFVILVVAAFLLRRYRAKQNDARKKGFEPQDVSGVNFFEMHTIRTATNNFSSSNKLGQGGFGPVYKGKLVDGKEIAVKRLASSSGQGTEEFMNEITLISKLQHRNLVRLLGYCIEGEEKLLIYEFMVNKSLDIFIFDSSLKFELDWPKRFNIIQGIARGLLYLHRDSRLRVIHRDLKVSNILLDDKMNPKISDFGLARMFQGTQYQDNTRRVVGTLGYMSPEYAWAGLFSEKSDIYSFGVLLLEIISGKKISRFIYGDESKGLLAYTWDAWLETGGSNLLDRDLTDTCQAYEVARCVQIGLLCVQHEAVDRPNTLQVLSMFTSTTDLPIPKQPIFAVHTLNDLPMLEAQSHEFFSANEITQSMIQGR from the exons ATGG GCTTCTTCAGTCCTAATAATACTCGGAATCAGTATATTGGGATCTGGTTTAAGAAGATTGTTCCTCGGGTTGTCGTGTGGGTGGCTAACAGAGATACGCCAGTTACAAGCTCTGCAGCAAGTCTCACTATCAGCATCAATGGGAGCCTGATCTTGCGTGAGGGGAAACGAGATGTTATTTGGTCAACAGGAGAAGGTTTCACTTCCAACAAATGTCATGCGGAGCTGTTAGATACTGGAAATCTTGTTGTGATTGACGATGTTTCAGGGGAAAAACTATGGCAAAGTTTTGAGAATCTTGGTAATACTATGCTGCCTCAGTCATCGTTGATGTATGATATTCCTAATGGCAAGAAGCGTGTGTTGACTACATGGAAAAGTAACAGCGATCCGTCTCCTGGGGAGTTCTCACTGGAGATTACACCACAAATCCCAACACAGGGACTTATAAGAAGAGGCTCAGTACCTTACTGGAGATGTGGTCCGTGGGCGAAAACAAGATTCTCTGGGATATCTGGAATTGATGCATCATATGTAAGTCCATTCAGCGTTGTCCAGGATATAGGAGCTGGCACAGGAACTTTCTCTTATTCCACGTTAAGAAACTATAATCTTTCATATGTTAAATTAACACCAGACGGGCATATGAAGATCCTCTGGGATGATGGAAAAACTTGGATGCTTCACTTGTCTCTCCCAGACAACCCATGTGATCTATATGGTAGATGCGGGCCTAATGGTTTGTGTGTGAGATCTAATCCCCCAAAGTGTGAGTGCGTGAAAGGGTTTGTACCAAAGTCTGATGAGGAGTGGCGAAAAGGAAACTGGACAAGTGGGTGTGTTAGACGTACTCTACTGTCTTGCCAGGCAGACTCTTCtttgaaaacaaaaggaaaggaCACAGATATCTTCTATCGTATGACCGATGTAAAGACTCCGGATCTGCATCAATTTGCAAGCTTTCTCAATGCAGAACAGTGCTACCAGGGTTGTCTAGGCAACTGTTCTTGCACAGCCTTTGCCTATATTAGTGGAATTGGATGCTTGGTTTGGAATGGGGAGCTTGTAGACACAGTACAGTTTTTGACTAGTGGAGAGACTCTCTTCATTCGTCTTGCAAGTTCAGAATTGG CTGGAAGCAGTCGAAGGAAAGTTATTGTAGGTACTACTGTCAGCCTTTCCATTTTCGTGATCTTGGTCGTTGCCGCATTTCTGTTGCGGAGATACAGAGCGAAACAAAATG ATGCACGGAAGAAAGGTTTTGAACCACAAGATGTCTCAGGCGTCAATTTCTTTGAGATGCATACAATACGAACTGCCACCAATAACTTCAGTTCCTCAAATAAACTTGGTCAAGGTGGATTTGGTCCAGTTTACAAG GGAAAGTTGGTAGATGGGAAGGAAATAGCTGTTAAACGTCTTGCTAGTAGCTCTGGTCAGGGTACAGAGGAGTTCATGAATGAAATAACACTGATCTCAAAATTACAACATAGAAACTTGGTTCGGCTTTTGGGATACTGCatcgaaggagaagagaagctaTTGATTTATGAGTTCATGGTTAACAAAAGTCtcgatatttttatatttg ATTCATCTCTAAAGTTCGAGCTTGATTGGCCAAAGAGATTCAATATCATTCAAGGTATTGCTCGTGGACTCCTCTATCTCCACCGTGACTCACGCCTCAGAGTTATTCACCGTGACCTGAAGGTCAGCAATATTCTTCTTGACGACAAAATGAACCCAAAAATATCGGATTTTGGACTGGCTCGGATGTTTCAGGGAACTCAATATCAAGACAACACTCGCAGAGTTGTAGGAACTCT AGGATATATGTCTCCTGAGTATGCATGGGCAGGGTTGTTCTCTGAGAAGTCCGACATCTATAGTTTCGGAGTTCTGTTGTTAGAAATCATCAGCGGGAAGAAAATTTCACGGTTCATATATGGTGATGAGAGCAAAGGCCTTCTTGCATAT ACATGGGATGCTTGGCTTGAAACCGGGGGATCAAATCTTCTGGACAGAGATCTTACTGACACATGCCAAGCATATGAAGTAGCGAGATGTGTTCAGATTGGTCTGCTCTGTGTTCAACACGAAGCCGTTGACAGACCAAACACCCTTCAAGTACTATCCATGTTTACTTCTACAACAGATCTTCCGATACCAAAGCAGCCAATATTTGCAGTGCATACTCTTAACGATTTGCCAATGTTAGAGGCTCAGTCTCATGAGTTCTTCTCTGCAAATGAGATAACACAATCTATGATCCAAGGACGATAA